A region of the Anguilla anguilla isolate fAngAng1 chromosome 16, fAngAng1.pri, whole genome shotgun sequence genome:
GGCTGAGGACCTCCGAGTGTTGATGCAGAAGATGGAGAACTGGGCCCACAGGCTCTACCCCAAACTGCAGTTTGAGGACTTCATGGACAAACTGGAGTCCCtaggaaacaaaaaagaagtaCAGGTGAGAGAGCACAGCAGCCGTGTGGTGTGGTGGACATGGAGCCTTGTTTGTAACCCAAAGCCCTGCAGTGTCAATGCCAGTGGGAGCTACTGGGTTTAGTTAGCCTCAGATGCTTCACTAGTAACAAAGACGATATCCTGTTGGATTAGTGGGTGGTCTATTGCGTAGTAGAACCTCACAGATGCACCTGGGGAATGGAGgccaggtgaaaattaaatatttgttacTTTGAAAGTGACTTCTAAGAATTTCAACTCTTGATTAGGAGTTTTGGTTATTACTCTAACCTTATTGTTAAATAGCCTACTCATTTTGTAGCTATAAGCCTAAAATGAGTAACAGCTGATTTAACTACTTGTATTGGGGATatcataagaaaataaatatattttaacatctTGGCTTTCAGAATGACACATTCTGCCTTTCAGATTGCAGATTACAAGGTGCCAAGGAATAGAAACAGTGCAACCAGACAtaaaaaacttatttaaaaaaaaagttaattatttggcattaaaataaagaacagtAAATGGTGTAAAGAGAAGATGGCAATGATTTGgcatacaaaagaaaaaagccgTTGTCTACAACATAATGCTGGCAAGGCTGTGGTCCACTGAAGAACCAATATTACCACTAGCAGAACAACAGGTGGCACTGTGCTTTCAAACTGAGCTAGTTGTGGGGTAGGAGGAATAGGCACGGTGAAATTGTGACCGAAGGCCAGAGAATATCTGAAAACAAAACTATATTAAAGATTCAATCTGCACCCCATGGAACACATACGCACAACTTGACTATTGTTTCAGTTCATAACTGCACTTTTATACTAGCTGCTAGCTGATGAAGTAAATAAGTCCTGCAttctttcaataaaacaaatacttttaATGTTATATTGGAAAAGAAATGAGAAGTGAGTagtagaaaaaaaagtgaaacagcGACACAGTGTCCAGCTCCTTGGACAGCGTAGCAGGCTACAAATTGCATACAAGTTGCATACAAGTTGCAGAAATTCCTGCAACTGCAGGCTGCTATGAAAATATGAAGATGGAAGGAAATGTAAAGTCAGATAATATTCACCGTCGCCAGCAGGGAACGTGAACTTGGGGTGCATGGCTCCGGTTCCTCCCTTACTACTTCCAGTAGCGCGTTTCTTGTATGGCTGTGCAATCTGGCTGTAACGCGTCACCATTTGCTTTTCTGCTGAACGAGGCTAATTCTGACAGAGCATCCTCTGCTGTCTTATACTATTTTGCCATTGTCCACTGTGTCTCTTCCTGGCTGTGCCAACTGCTGCCATGTTTGCGTGAGAGTCAAATTCTTATCATACCTTTCATAGTATGTATCAGTGCCCAGGAAATTACTTCTTTCTGGAGttttaaaaatcttaattaGGTGGATACTTAATTGACCTAATTTACATAACATGCCCTGGAGGGTAGAGATTAACTCCCAGTATACATTTGGACAAACAAATTTTACTGcatcaaaaaggaaaaccacCGAGAGGCATAATCTCCACAAATTGCATTCTAATAGCAGTTTTTGACCATTTAGTagttaaatggtaaaatggactgcatttatatagcgcttttatccaaagcgctttacaattgatgcctctcattcgccagagcggttaggggttaggtgtcttgctcaaggacacttcgacatgcccagggcggggtttgaaccggcaaccctccgactgccagacaatcggtcttacctcctgagctatgtcgcccctgcaATTATCTACCCAACAAGGATAGATAATAGTTCCAACAAGGATATTGTGAGCTTGTAGCGACTGCTTCTTCCTTCAAAATGCAATCACAGTCCTTTAGTAATCCTTTAGCTAGTTTGTTCTggtgctttttttaattatcaaacACTACATTTCCGGCAGTGTATTTTTAGCAAGTGTTAAAGACATTATTACCCTTGTCCAATTccaattttttatcattatataATGGCTCGTTTTAATCAGCATTTTGCACCACTGATGGTAATTACACCTTGATGTGGAGTAATTAGCTTTGTTACTTTTTCATACAGCATCCTATTGCTTGGTTAGTCACCTTCTCTGTGGCTCTACTTATGTGTGAGCTTACTAATAATAGTGTTGTCATTatagtaaaaatgcattttatttagagTACTTATCAGACTGCAAACTCTAAGTCAGACTTTATAAACAAATATTCCTTCCCCTGCATTTGTCTGATTCCTAATCAGTGTATTAAGTCGGTACAGTAGTTCTTATTTGAAGATGGGGCTGCAACATGAGTTGTATTAATGTGCAATGTGACATAAAAgggttgtgattttttttatttctgaagggTGATGTGTACGTTCAGTTGTAGTGAAATGATTTatgcattaatttaaaatgaagtacTTACTGTGACAAGTGGGTGAATATCTACCCAGCTGAGTGTGTCAATCAGACAACTTTCAAACCAAAGGCTTTTACATGTCTTTTTACATCAGATTTCAGTGTTCCTACTGAGACTAGCGTGTGCTTTTCAAAAATCTTTACTTTTCCCCTGAATTTAGTAACCACGGCTGCATAGGCTGGTTCTTTTATGCTGCATTTATAATATCTCTCACCTTTGTGTTTGGATTCTTTTTTGGGCTTCTTTTCTGGGATTACCTTGTAGGATAAAGGGTTATGTGAGGGGCTTACTACGAACTGTGTGGGAAATTGTGGATTTACTTCTTAATCACATTTTAACTTGCAAAATAACTACTGGGTTTTTCCAGACCTGTTTGAAACGAATACGACTGGACATGCCGTTGACACATGAAGATTTCATTGGTAAAGATGGTAAGGaatatgcatttttgtacagCCAAACGGCTAATGATCCTTATTGTTATGCAGGGTTTTAATGACAGGTAATGAACAGTACAGTTCATGTAATGATGATGTTTGGTGACTTGAAGAGAGTGTGCCCTCGCGAACATAATTGGTGGGGCTGCCGGGTGTTGCCAGTTTCAAACTTTTTAAACCTGTCAAGATCATTAAACATtatgattgtttcaattttttatGACCTTATTGTAGCTACACCCATTTTGTATCTACCAAAGGATTCCCCAAAATAAGAATTATTCctaagattttttatttatttttttaaactgagattAACTTTCATTGCTGACCAGGGCATGTTGGTCCTCTATTAAAGCACCATGTTTGCAAAGACTCACCCAGATCTTTGATGTTTGTTTATTATGCTggaagagagaggcagtggAATTTTTATGAAACCTAGATGTAGATCCTCTCTTGGGCAGATGGTCATGAAGCATCACTTTTCCATAACTGTCTAGACCCTTTTTATCTTACGTGCTGATATTTTACCTAATTGTGGAAATACCTTTGAAGAGAGAAGGTTTGTGTCCCTGGCAGACtgggtggagaggggaggggcagcaTGACTGCACCACACCTGAGCAGCAGGTCTGGGCTAACGGCTAAGGTTGGGGGTTGCGGAGcagagggttgcaggttcaaacccCCGCtgggggcagggtgtgtgtggctgtctctctgactgtggCTCTGAGCAGTGTGGCACAGCCCGAGACACCACGCAGAGCAAGGCTGGTTCCTGCCGACAGGGCCTGTCAAGGCATTGGGCTTCCTGTGCGATGGTTCCATACAGCGACCGCACGTTATAAAGTTTTATCCACGATTGTTCAGGattttgaatctttttttttttttcatgccatGTTTCCTGTACTGCCTAAGAAGTGAACTGAAGGAGATGTTGGAAAGGAAGTTAGCACTCTCCCCCTCACATATTGTGGTGTAAATGTTCCTCCAGACCAGGAGGAGGTGCTATTGAGAGAGGATCACGTGCCAGTTGACCCGGACCCCTTTGGAGACGGGGGCTTTGCGGACGACCCGGTGGTGTACTCCACGccggcgcctcctcctccttcggCTCCGGGCCCCGTCTCCCTGACCGAAGAGCAGCAGCGGCGCATTGAGCTGAACAAGCAGCTGGCTCTGGAGAGGAGGCTCGCCCGGCTAAAAGGAGTGCCCGGtcagcacccctcacccctcccccctcccccctcccctcaccccacaGCTCCTCCAGCCAGCGTGTTCTCTATGGCAGCTCAGCGTAGTCTTGTCAATCCCAGAGTGGCCTAATGTGCAATCTGCAAGTCGCCAGTCTGTGAACCATAGCTCTTTGCTGTTGAGCAGTAACTGTTGATTAGCAACCATGAGTCTGGCAGCATGTCAGCTAcatgtttttggtttgtaattTAAGTCTTGAAGCTTACTTGGTTAGCTGACGAAGCTACACACCTTATTCTCAGTTCCTAAATTGGCTGCAGATTGAAAGCAGTCCACAAAAATGTGCAGTCGCTGTATCTCTCTAGGACTGCTCTAGGCTAGAAAGATAGCGAGCTTCATATTCTTATCTTTGAAAGTGTTGAGATTTTCCACTACCACCTTTAAAGCTGAAACATTCTAGTTTGATGCATCTTATGAATGTTCATGAAGGGGTGCAACCAAGGATGATTCCAGTGGGAATGGATGTCCTGTCCTTGGGCATGGctctgaatattcatgaactgCAATTTAGCACCAGAATCTCCTGTGACCAATCAGAACCTTGCACGCACTGGGAAATGTAAATTTGCTTAGGTTAAGCACACACCCATGGGTGGGCAAACATTCTGGCACAGGGATTCCACTTACTCTGCATTTCTAGTAGTTCCTCTTTTCCCAGATAAGActttaattatgaaaattttaatgaaagcaCTCCTAAAATCAAGAGGTGGATTCTGCACGTACATGGTAAAATATCACCATAAGTTGACTTTACCTTAAAGCTAAAACATTTCTAAAGAATAAAAATCTTACGATAAAACAGCGGTTGATTAAAATGTCCCGTGAGCCTATATTTGGGATTGCTTTACATTAGGCCATTTGACATGGTAGCCTCTTAGTTTCCCCTCACAAAGTTAttctatttatgtattcatttacagGGAATATTTAGTTTCTGTTTGACAAACATAATGAGATGCCATTGTCCTGGCCCTGTTCTCCCCATAGAAAACGTGTGTTTTGAAACGAGGCGCAAATTGACCATTTAGATGAAGAAGCTGCACAGAACCTTTGAAAAGGTGTTATCTCCTTTTGAATGAACAAAGGAGTGAAATGGGCTACAGATTATTGTCTGAGGAGTTTTAATTGTGTGAAAATTGCTGGCATCTGAGTCCCATCATTTAACAGGCGGTGATAATGGCCTCTGCTTTACTACCTTCAACAGCCACAGATACCAGTTCAGAGGTACAAGTGTCAGGGATGGTGGAGGTGTCCATGCACCATTCCATTCTATTTGGTTTGCATGTTTTACGCATGGACCGTGTCTGCAAACATGCAACAGTGTAAGCGGTTTAGATGCATATCTTAAATATGATATGTATCCAGAGTGTATACGGACACGTGATATGGACTCTCTGTGACGCATACAAATGCAACCTGCAACTAAGTTTCCACTTCCATGGGTGAAGTAggtatgcacattttttaaggaaaaatatttgaaaataaaattattacgGCTTTCATACGGTACTTCATTATTAAGCGGCGAGAATGAGCCAATAAAGCTGCGGGTTCCCTGTATAGCTTTGTGGCCGaagaatgtgaaattaaaaataagtagGAGCTATGATGACTTATGATTTGGTCTTTTTAGCATGACaatttcacttaatttacagTATTGGTGGcacatgaaatgaaatcattttaagcTGTTATTGATCGATACTGATTTGACCCTGATATTGACATGCATCCCTTATGTATAGATCTTACTCATCAACCATGCTgcagaaaatttaaaaatgcatttgagtcTGTCTGAATGCACTTGTCTCTGCTTTCACTGAATGACACCCTGAAAAGGGAGCTGGACGCCATGCATGTACGTCTGCACCATTTAAGCACTGTGTGTTCGCTTAAACTGCTGGGGTGCTCTGTTTGGGATCCAAGTTGACTTATTGTGCATGTATCTCATATCTGAACGGGCCCCGTAGAAACCAGCAGGGCTGGCCGATATCCAGTATCCTACCCCTGTTTTACTGTCCCTGCCAGGGTGGGGAAGTGCAGAGGATGCTCTGCAGGAGCTGATCATCTGGTTGCGCCTCATGTCTGTGCTTTAAATTAGGTATGGCGTTTTAAGTAAAATTCAATGAGCTGTTAAATTGCTCTTGGCCCCACGgcaattaatttgaaaaatccatttatttaaaattgattactAACCCAAATTAATGCTGATTTGGGACAGATTAACAAAAGTACATTGGAGTAAATCATGACTTTTCTTTAAATGCAGCGCACATTTAATCCGCCGAAGCCTCCTAGCAGGTTAACGGACAAATATGGGGATGGGTGTTCTACGCTAGTTGAATACCGTCAGTGCTAATGACCTGCTGATGCACTTGTTGCAGTTCAGCGGCGAACCCTGCAGTCTGGTATCGGATCCTGACCCTGTAAGTGGTGACTTTAGCTGGCCTCCGCACTGGGCAGTACATAGGTAGTGCTTCTTTAGGCTGGGTTGTTCCCATTCTCATGGCGCGAGTCATTATTCCTCTGGTCAGTGGCTTTGCTCTGTGCTCCCATGATGCGGCGCTGTTTCTGAGGAAAGCTCACCAAGGGCGTCGTGTCCCTTGGGGTTAAAAGGCGGCGGTGAAGCGTGTACTGAGGGGCGTTCCCTTTTCCCCGTCTGCAGAGTCGTCCCAGCCGTGGGCCGCCGGGGCCGAGGAGCCCGCCGACCCGTCCTCACCACTCCTGAGCCAGAGCCGCTCGGACCCGCGCCCGGGCCCGACCAACCACGCCGACGGCCAGCAGCCGGGCCTGGACTCGCCGGCGCCGCCGGACGCGCCGCTGTCGGACGAGGAAGGGCGgggcagccccgcccccgggatGACCAACGGCAGGGACGAGGACAGCAGCGACTGAGCGCGCTCTGGAGCGCACGTCGCCCCAGACCTGGCAGCTCGCCGAGGGCGGTCCTCACCGCTGCCTTTAATGTGCTGTCCAGGTGTGTACGTGACTAAAGTTAAACCAACTACTGACATTTCAAAAATCTGTTAAGCAAATGCCACACAAAGCCAGTTTGACCGGGTAGTCCTGCCTGTATACACATGCGTGCTCCTTTCCCTCGCAGCTTTATGCCAGGGAGGGACGTTTCTTTGATCCAGCGCGTGGTTAAGTGTTGGAGAAGGAGCTTATCGATGGTGCCTTTGAATGTCGGCCTGTGGTGGGTCTTTCTGTAGGTTTGTCTTATTTGCATGTTTGGAGGGTTTGTTCTCTGGTGTTGAGCTGCTGGGTCCCTCTTGCCCTCTGAGAGGGAGGCAGACACATTGGGTCCCAGATCAGTCTTTGCCCATTGCCCGTTGGAGGACCACAGGTCAGAGTGCATCACCAACTCAGCCCCACCCACATCCtgggatttttgttttttatctctCTGGAACTTCCGCCTCTCTGAACCCGTCAAGTGCACTTGCGTTGTACTGttctgttttcttatttttaatgtttcttttcaCAACTCGtataaaaaactaataaataaaatgttccacCTTTTATATGATACTTATGGTACAAAATTGTTGTGTAGTGTTTTTGCTGTATGTGCAGTTTCTATATACTCTACAAAAAAGATAGCTTTCCGGTAACTGTCCTGTTAAATCCTGAGGGATGCAGGAAATAAAGCCTTCCGGAATGCTTTAAATACTTTAATACAATAATTGTtcactgtataaatgaatttaacaaatatttagAGTTTTCCCTAAATAGATAAGTGTTAATGTGGTACACACACATTTGCCAATTTTTCCACCACAAATGAGGAGAGGTCAGTCAGTTAACTTTAACAAAGACTGTTCCGTTATTAACTGTAGGTTTGTGCTTCAGACTTCCAATCAATTGCAGAAAGTTTTGTCACGCTGCCTGTTAAGTACACTAAAACTGCAGCAGACAAGCGTCTTTAAAGGGACTGTTCTCCCCACAATCCTATCTGAGCTGTTTACATTTGCCTGGAGTGCTATCTCTGCATCGAAATCATTTTTACTGAGATTTGATAAGTTTTCTAGATGCCTGCTGGAGCTCACTCTGATCCAACATCCCTCAACGGGAGTTTTCATGGTGCTCAATGTGCCaaaaatttacataaaaaaaaaaaaaaaaaactaaacggcaacatctctttccaaatattatgccagttactcacaaacatccacagaccTTGTTGTACATGGTTTAATCGAAAATTACTTTATACGCACTTCGATATATTCACACAGTGTCAACCAAAGTTCGCCAGTATTCTGTTGAATTGTTGAAACGATGGTAATAACTGCAGCTtgtattttcacaaaatgaatgtTCTCTATCAGTGCCAGATGGCCAGCCCCTGTGTTTTATCctgtttagggttaggggtaggggtagggttagggttagggggttagACTTCCAGGACACTTTCGAGTGCTGACATGCAGAGTAAAATTGGTCTGTgtgacattattattttgaagtgAGAGAGCTTGTCCCCAGGACTGGGAATCAAACATGATCAAAATTCGTAATTGGGGCAGCAATAAGCATATACATGTCTCCCTCTACTGACAGTAATGTAATACTACACCTCAAATTTTCACAGCAATTTCAGATATCTATTGTGTTCATACTGAAAATGTTGTGAAATCTATGATACTGGGCTTGTGAACAAATATTTGTGGGTTTATTCCTTCAGTTCTACCCTGGTTCAACTGAATATTGGGCTGTGTGAATGGAtgtcatgttaaaaaaatggaTACGCAATGTCACAATGGATAAAACTGTCTGATAGGCTACACATCAGAGTTGTATGCACAAATATGCGCAgtcaaaggtcaagggtcacaTTGCATCATTCTGCTGCAGATGGAGATAGCGTGTAAGGTAATTAGATGCAGAGGAGGCTCCTGCTAGCGCTTTAAGGAACACTACAGCGCCCATCGACTGCTTTCCATTTCATGGTCCAGAGCAGTCTGCGCTCCTCTGGAGAGAGACTTCATTTCACACTCCggaagcaggcaggcaggcactgGGGTCCCTTAGAGCGGACCTGGCCTGACTCTTTTACACACGCGCTTAAGCTCGTGCCCAGCTGTGTCGGCCAGATTTCCTAATGCCCCCTGGACCTGCACCGAGCTGGTCTCTGTAGACGCAtgctcctgcccctgcccccagctcgctccctccccctcattcTCTCACCCCAGTCTCATTAGTTCTCtttcttcatccctctctcttcctgtctcattCTCAGCTCACTTGTGCTTCCTCTCTtgttctcctctcttctctaaCATGGATCTTTCAGCAGAGATGAATCCCAGTCGTCCCTCAAAATCAGCCTATTGATGGGTAGCTAATCATAAAATCACTGCTTTGCAATTGCCATCTCAGAGTCCAGAGATGGCAATTTGTGGTTGACCACAACCAGTGATGAATTTGTGGTTTTAATTGAAGAAGGCAGGCGACAGATGCAAACTTAAGGATCTATAGGATCTTGGAAGGTCCTTTATGGAGGAATGGTCAAAGATCCCCCGATATGTTTCATCAATCTCATAAAACGCTACAGAAGACATGCCCATAGTTTTACCCCCAGGGAGCGACGGTGCATAAAATACTGAGCACAGGGGTGCCGATCATTTTGATGCCTatctttttgggaaaagaacctgtttttaaaaatatcagacCAATTGTATTTGGTGTAAATATCATTttcccatttcctgtgtttataCAGCTCATCTAGATTAAAGGTACTGTTATTTTTGGAGGACACTGTACATCTCATTGCATTCAAAACTATAATTCCAGCAGAAGGTTTCACCCCCAACTTAACTCATGATAAGATGGCCGCAGGATTAttaacattttctcatttataatgatgtattttatcattttaattgaaattatacATGCCGAGCACTGAGACTCAGCCCTGCGCTTTGTGGTCAGCAGTCAAGCTGTCTTAAAAGCAGGAACAAAGTGTTCATGCAATGATCAGAATCTAATTTAAGTAGCTCCTCACACTCTCGCCTGGCACTAAGTGACATTCACAGCCTCATTCTGGCAGAAAAACACAAGGCCTAATTACAGTCATTACACAttatctaaaatgtaatttggctCATTCCCTACTAAGACACTATAAAGTGGATGACAAGTGGAGGACAGGATAAAATATGTGGCAGCTGATATTTTTAGTGAATATAAGTAACACAGTTATGGAAGGTACAGAGAACCTCCATTAAATGTTCCACTTAGCTTGTTGCCTAATGTGGCATGAAAAGTGTAACATTAAGCAGTCGTAGCTGATCTGAAGGCATTTTAACGATGCCCTTTTTGAGATGAAGCATGTGCAATTTCTGATTCCGCTCCATTCCATTGATTCATGGTCCGTACCTGTTCGACCTTTCCAGGTATCTGAAAAATgagggctggctggctggctgaccaAAGCTTGGCGTGCC
Encoded here:
- the tipin gene encoding TIMELESS-interacting protein, producing the protein MLDPVENSLFDIPDYENTEDEAFPPLPPPLSPGQEDGEGDPFANGEEGEGEVSKLAEAPVAKRRSVKRPQPKLDSQRLVSERGLPALRTLFDNVRFKGKGHEAEDLRVLMQKMENWAHRLYPKLQFEDFMDKLESLGNKKEVQTCLKRIRLDMPLTHEDFIGKDDQEEVLLREDHVPVDPDPFGDGGFADDPVVYSTPAPPPPSAPGPVSLTEEQQRRIELNKQLALERRLARLKGVPESSQPWAAGAEEPADPSSPLLSQSRSDPRPGPTNHADGQQPGLDSPAPPDAPLSDEEGRGSPAPGMTNGRDEDSSD